AGCATGTCATCCAATACTTTCGCTACTTTAATGAACACAATCCCGTCATGGGTCTCAATAACGCGACGCATCTCTGCCATATCCGAAGTCGCCGGAATCATTGCTACATGTTCATCGCCGTCTGCCAATGGGATTCCTAAACGATTGGCAGTTCCATTAAATGAAGATATCCCTGCAATCGATTTCATTGGAACGTCGGGATGCATTTCCTTCATTAATTTCATCAAGTGTATATATGTACTAAAAAGCATCGGGTCGCCTTCTGTTACAAATGCGACATCTCGGCCTTCTTTCAAATGTGCATAGATTTTCTCTGCGGATTTTGACCATGCTTCCTGCAACGTCTCCTCGTCCTTCGTCATCGGAAATACAAGCCCCAGCATTTCTTTTTCTGCCGGATTAATGTACACATCGATTATTCGTTGCGCGTACGATTTACTGCCGCGCAATTTTTGAGGATACGCAATGACCGGGCATTCTTTTAACATTCTAAACGCTTTTACTGTAATAAGTTCCGGATCACCTGGTCCAACACCTAATCCGATTAATGTACCGATTGTCATAATTCCAACCCTTTCTGTGCTGTTACGATAAAAATTGGATTTAAAGGTTCAAAACGCGTTAAATTTAAAATTGGCTTACTTTTTGAGATTTGTGCCTGCAGTACAGAAACATCACAGTGGAATTTTTTAAAATGCCCCATAGCTTCTGCTAAGTTCTCAATTGTTGCGATGTTCATAACAATGCGGCCATTTGGCTTTAATCGATTCACACATAGATGCAGCAACTGCTCCATATTACCGCCGTTGCCACCAATGAAAATCGCGTCCGGTTCAGGAAATTCCTCTAACCTTTCTGGAGCTTTTCCTAAAACAGCTGTAAAATCTGTACGATGAATATGCTGGTTTTGAAGACAGTTTTCTAAATCGGCTTCATTTTTTTCTATCGCAAATACTTGACCTTCACGCGCAATTTTGGACATCTCAATGGCAACTGAGCCTGTGCATGTCCCAATGTCCCATGCGATACTCGTTTCTTTTAATTGCAGCGCTTGTAAACAAAGAACTCGGATCTCCTTTTTTGTGATGAGCCCTTTATCAGGTTTCCGCTGAATAAACTTGTCATCATCAATACCGATTGACGTACGCTCAACAGCTTCACGCTGCTTTAAAATAACGACATTCAATGGTGAAAATTCGGCCTTCTCCATTTCATCCAAAGAAAGATGACGACATCGTTCAGTTGGACCTTCCAAGTTTTCTGCTACAAACGCATCGTATTCGGTCATGCCAAACGCATTTAAATAGCGGGCAAGTGCATTCGGTGAATTTTCTTCATCGGTCAATATCGCTATTTTTTTCCGGCCATCGATCTTTTGGGCAAGCCCCTTCATTGATCGGCCATGAACACTCGTTAAATAGGCATCCTGCCAGCTTTCCTGCATTCTTGTAAATGCTAATTGAACAGAGCTAGCATAAGGGTAAATTTCTAACGGGAGCTTCTTTGCCAAAACACCGCCTAGTCCATAAAATAGCGGGTCACCCGATACTAGAATAACGATGTTTCTTTTTTCTTCTTGCAGCTTTTCCACTAATTGTGATAGTCCACCTTTTATAATGACCTTTTCGCCAGTGTAATCGGGGAAAAAGTCTAGATGACGCTCGCCACCAACTAGTACTTCACTTGATTCAATCCAAGCGTTATATTGAGGGAGTAAACTTGCTGGTCCGTTATCCCCGATACCAATCATTTTCATCCAATTGTTCAATATTCTCAGCCTTTCCTAGCATGTCCCCGTTCATTGCATACAGCGATGTGGAAACACGTAATTTCGCTTTCATATGATCCAGTGCAAAGTAACAGCAGTTTTTACAAAGCGCTTCAAAAAATTGGTCATTCCCCTGCATGATTTCTCCTACTTGTGATGCCGTATTCGCATGTAATATTTGCTCGATTATTTCTGGATCAGCTCCGGCTTTTTTCGCGATTTCAGCCAAAAATGGGAAACTGATCGGCGCACTTTTTGAATGCACCATCATGACACCCTGTGCTACCTTTGAAAATTTCCCCATCATCCCCACAAGTGACACTTGGGGAATCTCTTTACGGGCGATATGCTTTAACGTAAAACCGACGAAATCCCCCATCTCTATAAATGCTTCTTCCGGTAAATGCGGATATTGCTTCATTGCATATTTTTCACTGCGTCCGCCGGTTGTAATGACAAGATGGTCACAGCCTGCTTCTTTTGCAACACTAATTGCCTGCACGATACTCGCCATATAGGCCGAACTTGAAAAGGGTACCACCGTTCCGCGCGTACCCAATATGGAAATGCCGCCCAGTATTCCCAGCCTTGCATTTAATGTCTTCTTCGCGATTTCCTCACCGTCCGGAACGGAAATAATAACTTCGATTCCCTTGTCAATTTGGAAAAGTTGAATCGCCTCTTCGACGACACCATGAAGCATTTTTCTCGGAACAGGGTTAATAGCCGCTTCTCCGACAGGCACGGGCAGTCCTGCTTTTGTTACACGACCAACACCGATTCCACCATCTAAGTGAACACCGCTTTTCTCTATAAAACGAACCGTACTTTGAATACGTGCTTTATGTGTTGCATCCGGATCATCCCCTGCATCCTTAATCGTTTCACACATCACTTCATTTTCCTTTACTGCAAAAGATACCACCGTAAATGTGGCATCCCTTCCTACAGGTAAATGAATCGTTACATGTTCAGGAACTTCTCCGGTCACAAGTGCGTACAAGGCAGCTTTTGTCATCGCAGTTGCACAAGCTCCTGTTGTGTAGCCGTGACGCATTTCCGACGGATCTTTTTTATTTCGCTTCTTTTGCTCGTTCATCTGCCATGATTGAGATGGCATTTAGTGCTGCGACGGTTACAGTACTGCCACCTTTTCTTCCTACATTCGTAATAAACGGAATTCCTTCTAAAATCGCTAATTCCGCTTTCGATTCTGCTGCCGAAACGAACCCAACAGGCATCCCAATAATTAAGTCCGGCTTTGCAAGGCCTTCTTTAATCAGACGAATTAATTCAAGTAGAGCTGTTGGGGCATTCCCAATTGCATAAATACCGCCTTCTTGTAGTTGAGTCGCCTTTTGCATCGAAATAATGGCACGGGTTGTTCCAAGTTTTTTTGCTTCGATTGAAACGTCTTCATCTGCGATATAACAATGTAAATCCCCGCCATGTTTTTGGAATCGTTTGCGCCCTGAACCACTTTCAATCATCTGAACATCAGCTACAACATGACGTCCTGCTAAAATTGACTGAATGCCCGCTTCAATCGCATCATCCGTAAAAATCATGCTGCGTCCCAATTCGAAGTCTGCAGAAGCATGGATAACGCGGCGAACGACAAGCCATTGTTCGTCTGTAAAAGAATGTTCGCCCATTTCTTCTTTAATGATCGCAAAACTGTAATCATAAATTTTGTCCGGGTCTACTGTTAGTGGTACAAAGTCTGTATTAAAATTCATATTTGCCATTATTATTTGCCTCCTAATTTTTCAAACACTTTCTCGAATGAAGTGCATAAGTTTTCATATTGTATTTTTGGTCTTTTAATTAAGATGACAGGAATACCAATTTCAAGAGCCGCATCTATCTTCTCGTCTACTGAACCGACTTTCCCGCTTTCCTTTGTAATAATAAGTGTTGTGCTGAATTGTTCGTAAAGCGCTTTATTCAGTTCTTTTGAAAACGGGCCTTGGATTGCGATAATATCGCGTTGCTTCACCCCAAGGTCATCGCATTTCTCCATATTCTCTTTATTTGGCAGCATCCGGCAGACAAGACGAATATTTACGCTATTTAATAATTGCTCCGTAAAAACGGCCAGCGTTTTACTGCCTGTTGTCAGCATAATTGTTCCTGAATGTGCGGATGCAGCAATTGCCGCTTCTTTATACGTTTCCACTTCCGTAACGAGCGGATGTACATAACTCTGCTGCGGACGTTCATATCGAATGTAGGGAATACCCGTTAAATTTGCAGCGGCCATCGCTGTTTTGGAAGCCTCTTCCGCATATGGATGACTGGCATCGATAACCGTTGTTACCCGCCGTTCTTCAATTAGTTCCTTCATTTGCTGTTCTGTTAAACGACCGACATGGTACGGAACATTCGCTTCGTGTAGACTCGCTGCAGCAGATTCCGTCACGACAGTCGCCACCAATTCTTGTCCCGCTTGCATTAATTGAACCGCCAGCTCTCTTGCATCACTTGTTCCAGCTAAAAATAAAATCATCATTTCACCTAATCTCCACAAGGGGCCTCTTCCACTTTAATTTTGCATGACATATCAACATAATTGAAATTCAGGATTTTTTTTACACGTTTAAAATATTTGAAGAAACGTTCATTCGGATGTGCATTTTCTTTATAGTCCGCAACGATTTCTGTTAGTAAAGGAATCAATTTTTCGGGATCAATCCCTTCAAGGACAGGTTGTGCTGCATGTGCTGTTCGTCCAACTGGTTTGGAACCGATAAACAAATCAAACTTTTTCTTGCGGTAAACAATGCCGATATCATCAAAAACCGCGCGATAACATGCCATTCCGCAACCGTTAAAACCGACATGTAGTTCTTTCGGCATTTTAATGCCACCAAGTGTTTCCATAATCTCTTCAGCATATGGAATGGATTCGGCTTTTTCGCCGTAACAGAAATCACACGCCTTGACGATTACTACGTCGCCGACAGGTTGAACAAGTAAACCCGTTTTTTCTACCGTTTCTACGATTCTTTGAGGTGAATCAGTTGGTACCTTCAACACGAGACGGTGATCAGGCGTATACTCCATCGTACCCCGTTCTCCTACAACCTCTGCCAATGTAATCATTTGTGCAGGTGTAATCATTTTATTGGCAACACCTGGTGATACAGCAAACTCAAATATGGATTCCACTTCTTGCTGCACTAAAAAAGGATTTTCTTCAACTTTTACTGCTGACGTTTCTTTATGTACGAGCGCTAATGCTTCATTTGCAAGCTGTAATGCGGTTGTTTTAATGGCTGCTGGTTCAACTATTTTTTTCTCTATAGCTTCAATTTTTTCATACCCGGTCTTTGCTTCACCCGTTTCCTGATCCAACGCCCAAGGTTCCGCTTCTTTTTTCAAACGTTGGTGCGGTTTTAATAGTTGTTTTTCTTGCCCTAAAGTATATTTTCGCTGATAACCACGCGGTGTAATGATTTTATTATCGTAGTAAAATGTTGAGGAATTCCCAACGACGACCGTTGTCAGCATTCCGATATCATGTTCGAGCATTTCTTCTAGTGTTGTTAATACAATGTCCTGCGTATCCCGATAGGCAGCTTTTACTAATCCGACAGGTGTATCAGGTGAACGATACTTAAGCAATATTCGTTGTGCTTCCACAATTTGTCTTGTCCGTCTGCCGGATTTAGGATTGTAAAACGCAACGACAAAGTCTGCCATTGCCGCTGCCTCAATCCGTTTTTCGATAACCGTCCATGGTGTTAAATGGTCACTTAAACTAATTGTGCACGAATCATGCATAACAGGAGCGCCAAGTAAACTTGCACAGGAGTTAATCGCTGATATACCCGGAACGACTTCTACTTCAATCCCTTCTTTTGCAGTCCATCCCTTTTCGATTAATACTTCATATACGAGGCCCGCCATTCCGTAAACACCTGCATCACCACTGGAAATAACAGCAACTATATGGCCGGCTTCAGCCTGTTTTACAGCTTCTTGCGCACGTGAAACTTCTTCAGTCATTCCCGTACTGACGATAGTTTTCGCCGTCACTAAGTGCTCAATCAGTTCAACATACGTTTTGTAGCCCATAATGTGATCACTTTGCTGTAGTGCATCGACTGCACGTTTTGTTATATGTTCCCGATCACCAGGTCCGAACCCTACAACAAAGATCTTTCCTTTTTGCATGTAAACACCCTCCCTATTAGAAAAATACATCTCGCACCAAATAGGACGTGATGATAATTTTTCTTATGTGGATTTCATTAAAAACTAGTATTGCTTATCCACTAAGAAATAAAAAAAGCCCGCACCTCTCGTTAGAAAGAGGTACGGGCATGTGAAATTAATACTAAAAAAGTATAGAAAAACACAAAAACAATTACTTGTTTCGCCTATACTTCTCCCTCCGAAAAGTAAGTATCGTTTAAATAAGCAGGTTTCCTGGCTTAAGCTTCCTTTTACTTTCACATCTTCCCATCTATACGACAGTGATTCATTGTGATTTCATCAGCTATTACAGTAGCGGGGGCTGCATTAGTCTTTCACTAATTTCCCTTTTACCTTACAAAATTCTGTAAGCACTTATTTAAATTGCAAATTATTAAATTATTATAAAAATAACATAGTCTATTAAAAAATGATAGAACAATTATTATGATATCAGTTTTTTTCAGTGAAGATAAAGCATTGTTCCTTCATTATTTCAGTCCTTTGCACATTAATTTCCTATCTTAATTAACAAAGATTGTTTATTTTCTGTTTTTCATTTTATTTATTTAATGCCCCTGTTTCATTTAGTTTTTTTATATCAGTTACAGCATTTTCTATAGATGCCACAGCGATAATTTCTATATTAAGCTGCTCATCTTTTTTCACTTTCCTTGCCTCTTCTGCATTCTCATCAGGCAAAAAAATATAAGAAAAACCGCTTTGTTCGGCAATCAAAGTTTTCGCTTTTATTGAACCGATTTCCTTCACATTTCCTTTGCTATCAATCGCTCCAGTTACGGCAATCGGAATATTATTGTTAACGTCACCATTTTCGATAAGAGCGCTTAATACGGTCGCAAGTCCTGCACTGTCACCTTCTATATCTTCTCTTTCTAAAAATTGATTAATAGCAAAAGCGTTTTCTGGTAAATAAGCAATGACATTTTCCTTCATCGTCTCAAAATGTTTCTCCGTAGGACGTACATAACTAAGTAATTCTTCATTTTTCGAACGATACCGGATTTTATTCGTAACAACTTCCGCATCCAA
This window of the Solibacillus isronensis genome carries:
- the cobI gene encoding precorrin-2 C(20)-methyltransferase, with the translated sequence MTIGTLIGLGVGPGDPELITVKAFRMLKECPVIAYPQKLRGSKSYAQRIIDVYINPAEKEMLGLVFPMTKDEETLQEAWSKSAEKIYAHLKEGRDVAFVTEGDPMLFSTYIHLMKLMKEMHPDVPMKSIAGISSFNGTANRLGIPLADGDEHVAMIPATSDMAEMRRVIETHDGIVFIKVAKVLDDMLDLLEEMNLLEKTFVVTKVTSDEEIIWKTNELRGAELNYLSCMVVRK
- the cbiE gene encoding precorrin-6y C5,15-methyltransferase (decarboxylating) subunit CbiE; translated protein: MKMIGIGDNGPASLLPQYNAWIESSEVLVGGERHLDFFPDYTGEKVIIKGGLSQLVEKLQEEKRNIVILVSGDPLFYGLGGVLAKKLPLEIYPYASSVQLAFTRMQESWQDAYLTSVHGRSMKGLAQKIDGRKKIAILTDEENSPNALARYLNAFGMTEYDAFVAENLEGPTERCRHLSLDEMEKAEFSPLNVVILKQREAVERTSIGIDDDKFIQRKPDKGLITKKEIRVLCLQALQLKETSIAWDIGTCTGSVAIEMSKIAREGQVFAIEKNEADLENCLQNQHIHRTDFTAVLGKAPERLEEFPEPDAIFIGGNGGNMEQLLHLCVNRLKPNGRIVMNIATIENLAEAMGHFKKFHCDVSVLQAQISKSKPILNLTRFEPLNPIFIVTAQKGLEL
- a CDS encoding cobalt-precorrin-5B (C(1))-methyltransferase → MNEQKKRNKKDPSEMRHGYTTGACATAMTKAALYALVTGEVPEHVTIHLPVGRDATFTVVSFAVKENEVMCETIKDAGDDPDATHKARIQSTVRFIEKSGVHLDGGIGVGRVTKAGLPVPVGEAAINPVPRKMLHGVVEEAIQLFQIDKGIEVIISVPDGEEIAKKTLNARLGILGGISILGTRGTVVPFSSSAYMASIVQAISVAKEAGCDHLVITTGGRSEKYAMKQYPHLPEEAFIEMGDFVGFTLKHIARKEIPQVSLVGMMGKFSKVAQGVMMVHSKSAPISFPFLAEIAKKAGADPEIIEQILHANTASQVGEIMQGNDQFFEALCKNCCYFALDHMKAKLRVSTSLYAMNGDMLGKAENIEQLDENDWYRG
- a CDS encoding precorrin-8X methylmutase, which gives rise to MANMNFNTDFVPLTVDPDKIYDYSFAIIKEEMGEHSFTDEQWLVVRRVIHASADFELGRSMIFTDDAIEAGIQSILAGRHVVADVQMIESGSGRKRFQKHGGDLHCYIADEDVSIEAKKLGTTRAIISMQKATQLQEGGIYAIGNAPTALLELIRLIKEGLAKPDLIIGMPVGFVSAAESKAELAILEGIPFITNVGRKGGSTVTVAALNAISIMADERAKEAK
- the cobK gene encoding precorrin-6A reductase, producing MILFLAGTSDARELAVQLMQAGQELVATVVTESAAASLHEANVPYHVGRLTEQQMKELIEERRVTTVIDASHPYAEEASKTAMAAANLTGIPYIRYERPQQSYVHPLVTEVETYKEAAIAASAHSGTIMLTTGSKTLAVFTEQLLNSVNIRLVCRMLPNKENMEKCDDLGVKQRDIIAIQGPFSKELNKALYEQFSTTLIITKESGKVGSVDEKIDAALEIGIPVILIKRPKIQYENLCTSFEKVFEKLGGK
- the cobJ gene encoding precorrin-3B C(17)-methyltransferase; protein product: MQKGKIFVVGFGPGDREHITKRAVDALQQSDHIMGYKTYVELIEHLVTAKTIVSTGMTEEVSRAQEAVKQAEAGHIVAVISSGDAGVYGMAGLVYEVLIEKGWTAKEGIEVEVVPGISAINSCASLLGAPVMHDSCTISLSDHLTPWTVIEKRIEAAAMADFVVAFYNPKSGRRTRQIVEAQRILLKYRSPDTPVGLVKAAYRDTQDIVLTTLEEMLEHDIGMLTTVVVGNSSTFYYDNKIITPRGYQRKYTLGQEKQLLKPHQRLKKEAEPWALDQETGEAKTGYEKIEAIEKKIVEPAAIKTTALQLANEALALVHKETSAVKVEENPFLVQQEVESIFEFAVSPGVANKMITPAQMITLAEVVGERGTMEYTPDHRLVLKVPTDSPQRIVETVEKTGLLVQPVGDVVIVKACDFCYGEKAESIPYAEEIMETLGGIKMPKELHVGFNGCGMACYRAVFDDIGIVYRKKKFDLFIGSKPVGRTAHAAQPVLEGIDPEKLIPLLTEIVADYKENAHPNERFFKYFKRVKKILNFNYVDMSCKIKVEEAPCGD
- a CDS encoding S16 family serine protease → MRRIFLMILPFILYITGLLAYYFDKINGYQFIIFIIVGLGISIFGFFVYRIQKKLKAAFLGIFYILALLAVFESRLIDYEKYTYFLMSYNEPFEIVEDSGINVLAVEVIEIPYITDLNYLIHTMEFSTNKEVLDAEVVTNKIRYRSKNEELLSYVRPTEKHFETMKENVIAYLPENAFAINQFLEREDIEGDSAGLATVLSALIENGDVNNNIPIAVTGAIDSKGNVKEIGSIKAKTLIAEQSGFSYIFLPDENAEEARKVKKDEQLNIEIIAVASIENAVTDIKKLNETGALNK